In one Nitrospirota bacterium genomic region, the following are encoded:
- the rseP gene encoding RIP metalloprotease RseP, translating into MLYTIVTFIIVLGILVVIHEWGHFYIARRNGVRILKFSVGFGPKIYGKKIGDTEYVVSAIPLGGFVKMAGENPDEIQKAPDEFASKTVWQRAKIVFAGPFMNLFLAFALMPLVFLIGTDVPAYIDQAPKIGWVDENSPAQEAGLQPGDVIQSINQRETDTWERALTQIGANPNSQLDIVLKRGDEIKAVKMVSSSDEKTGVGTAGLYPEIPAAVGQVRKGFPAEKAGLEEGDKIVSINGTPITHWNQMSLFIKKNAGKEVNLMVDRKGDLFNKTLVPVKDDASGMVVIGVSIGQKMVFKRYGLFESIKKGFVKTAELTRLTFDVLKQLLTLNLSLKSLGGPIMIAQLTGQAAHSGMGDLIALMAFLSLQLAIMNILPIPVLDGGWLLFLGIEAVMGRPLNQKGMQIAQTVGFAALMTLFVVVSYNDILRIFK; encoded by the coding sequence ATGTTATACACGATTGTGACTTTCATTATTGTTTTAGGTATTCTGGTGGTCATTCATGAGTGGGGCCATTTTTACATTGCCCGCAGAAACGGTGTTCGGATTTTAAAGTTTTCGGTAGGATTCGGGCCAAAAATTTACGGAAAAAAAATCGGAGACACCGAATATGTGGTTTCCGCAATTCCCTTGGGCGGTTTTGTCAAAATGGCCGGGGAGAATCCGGATGAAATTCAAAAAGCGCCCGATGAATTTGCCTCAAAAACCGTTTGGCAGAGGGCCAAGATCGTATTTGCCGGTCCGTTCATGAACCTTTTTTTAGCGTTTGCCTTAATGCCGTTGGTTTTTTTAATCGGGACCGATGTTCCAGCTTATATTGATCAGGCTCCTAAAATCGGCTGGGTTGATGAAAACTCGCCCGCACAGGAAGCGGGGCTCCAGCCGGGAGACGTCATTCAGAGCATCAATCAAAGAGAGACCGATACCTGGGAAAGGGCCTTGACGCAAATAGGGGCTAATCCCAACTCACAACTGGACATCGTCTTGAAACGGGGAGACGAAATAAAAGCTGTAAAAATGGTCAGTTCTTCTGACGAAAAGACCGGGGTTGGGACAGCCGGTTTATATCCCGAGATCCCTGCAGCGGTAGGACAGGTTAGAAAAGGCTTCCCGGCTGAAAAAGCAGGCCTGGAAGAGGGGGACAAAATCGTTTCGATCAACGGAACACCCATTACCCACTGGAATCAAATGTCGTTGTTTATCAAGAAAAATGCAGGAAAAGAAGTTAATTTGATGGTTGATCGAAAAGGGGACCTCTTTAATAAAACGTTAGTTCCTGTAAAGGACGATGCTTCCGGGATGGTGGTGATCGGGGTTTCCATTGGACAAAAAATGGTTTTTAAACGTTACGGCCTGTTTGAATCGATTAAAAAAGGGTTTGTCAAAACCGCTGAATTAACCCGGTTAACGTTTGACGTTTTAAAACAGCTGTTAACCCTCAACCTCTCCCTGAAATCTTTGGGAGGGCCGATTATGATTGCCCAACTTACCGGACAGGCGGCTCATTCAGGAATGGGCGATTTGATCGCCCTGATGGCATTTTTAAGCCTCCAACTGGCGATCATGAATATATTACCCATCCCTGTTTTGGACGGTGGATGGCTCCTTTTTCTCGGAATTGAAGCGGTGATGGGAAGGCCTTTAAATCAAAAAGGGATGCAGATTGCCCAGACCGTCGGATTTGCGGCCTTAATGACCCTTTTTGTCGTGGTTTCCTACAATGATATTCTCCGCATATTCAAATAG